The following are encoded together in the Salvia hispanica cultivar TCC Black 2014 chromosome 6, UniMelb_Shisp_WGS_1.0, whole genome shotgun sequence genome:
- the LOC125195454 gene encoding hydroxyproline O-galactosyltransferase GALT2 has protein sequence MKRSKGDYSSARRIKLSYILLAAAGLYLILIFFKFPDFLESAAVLSGDESASVFDGFSMMDEKNAEISKSRVSSDGFHRILHDNENQDNPLKPEQSTTQMQRDQKSVTKASQQRYGRITSDILRRMNRTKNLSAMERMADEAWALGLKAWEEASKYDDKEIDMSTILEGKPESCPSWVSMEGEELAKRDFLMFLPCGLAAGSSITVIGTPHQAHQEYVPQLAKRRVGDGLVLVSQFMVELQGLKAVHGEDPPKILHLNPRLRGDWSHHQVIEHNTCYRMQWGTAQRCDGLPSKGDDDMQVDGYRGASCDIIPIPNAIKGNVDVHSVYATSLPTSHPSFSPHRVLDFSEKWKSHPTPQGGVQLFIGVLSATNHFAERMAVRMTWMQSMSIKTSKVAVRFFVALNTRSEVNAVLKKEAAYFGDIEILPFMDRYELVVLKTVAICEYGVRNAMAAYIMKCDDDTFIRVERILMDIEGLSPTRPLYLGNLNLLHRPLRTGKWAVSYEEWPEEIYPPYANGPGYIISSDIANYIVSQSENHSLRLFKMEDVSMGMWVEQFNSTKHVQYSHNWKYCQYGCMENYHTAHYQSPRQMVCLWDNLMKGHPHCCNV, from the exons ATGAAGAGGTCGAAAGGTGACTATTCGAGTGCTAGAAGGATCAAATTATCGTACATTCTGTTGGCTGCAGCTGGGTTGTACTTGATCcttattttcttcaagtttCCTGATTTTTTGGAGAGTGCAGCTGTTTTAAGTGGGGATGAAAGTGCCAGTGTTTTCGATGGATTTTCAATGATGGATGAAAAGAATGCTGAGATCAGTAAATCACGTGTTAGTTCTGATGGGTTCCACAGAATATTACATGATAATGAAAATCAGGATAATCCCCTAAAGCCAGAACAAAGCACTACACAAATGCAAAGAGATCAAAAATCGGTAACAAAGGCCTCACAGCAGCGCTATGGTCGAATAACTTCTGATATATTGAGGCGAATGAATAGGACTAAAAACTTGTCTGCAATGGAAAGAATGGCGGACGAAGCTTGGGCGTTAGGATTGAAGGCGTGGGAAGAGGCAAGCAAGTATGACGATAAAGAGATTGACATGAGTACTATACTAGAAGGGAAGCCTGAGTCATGCCCTTCTTGGGTTTCAATGGAGGGAGAAGAACTGGCCAAGAGGGATTTTCTTATGTTCCTTCCATGTGGTCTTGCTGCAGGCTCTTCTATCACAGTCATTGGAACTCCACACCAAGCTCACCAGGAGTATGTACCACAGCTTGCTAAAAGGAGGGTTGGCGATGGATTAGTTTTAGTATCACAGTTCATGGTTGAGTTGCAAGGATTAAAGGCTGTACACGGGGAAGATCCACCGAAGATTTTGCATTTGAATCCTAGATTAAGAGGTGACTGGAGCCATCATCAAGTAATTGAGCACAACACGTGTTATAGGATGCAGTGGGGAACAGCTCAGAGGTGTGATGGTTTGCCTTCCAAGGGTGACGATGATATGCAGG TTGACGGATACAGGGGGGCGTCATGTGACATCATTCCCATACCGAATG CAATCAAGGGTAATGTGGATGTTCATTCAGTATATGCTACCTCTTTGCCAACCTCTCATCCAAGTTTCTCACCCCATAGAGTATTAGATTTCTCTGAGAAATGGAAATCCCATCCCACACCCCAAGGTGGTGTTCAGCTCTTTATTGGGGTTCTTTCAGCCACCAATCATTTTGCTGAGCGTATGGCAGTAAGAATGACATGGATGCAATCTATGTCAATCAAGACCTCTAAAGTAGCTGTTCGATTCTTTGTTGCACTg AACACAAGAAGTGAGGTGAATGCAGTTCTGAAGAAGGAGGCTGCTTACTTTGGTGATATAGAGATTTTGCCATTCATGGACCGTTACGAGCTTGTAGTTCTTAAAACTGTTGCCATTTGTGAATACGGG GTTCGAAATGCAATGGCAGCATATATTATGAAATGTGATGATGATACTTTTATTAGGGTCGAGAGAATCTTAATGGACATCGAAGGCTTGTCACCAACAAGGCCGTTGTATCTGGGAAATTTGAACCTATTGCACAGGCCTCTTAGAACAGGGAAGTGGGCTGTCTCTTATGAG GAGTGGCCCGAAGAAATCTATCCACCCTATGCCAATGGACCTGGATACATAATATCAAGCGACATCGCCAATTACATCGTCTCTCAAAGTGAAAACCATAGCCTACGG CTATTTAAAATGGAGGATGTGAGCATGGGAATGTGGGTCGAGCAGTTCAACAGTACAAAGCATGTTCAATATTCTCATAACTGGAAATACTGCCAGTACGGATGCATGGAGAACTACCACACCGCACATTACCAATCCCCTAGACAAATGGTATGTTTATGGGACAATCTGATGAAAGGGCATCCTCATTGCTGTAATGTTTGA
- the LOC125196109 gene encoding WD repeat-containing protein LWD1-like isoform X1: protein MGAISDPNQDGSDEQQRRSEIYTYEAPWHIYAMNWSVRKDKKYRLAISSLLEQYPNRVEIVQLDDSTGEIRPDLSFDHPYPPTKLIFVPDKDCQRPDLLASSSDFLRLWQISDSDSPRRVELKSLLNNNRNSEFSGPLTSFDWNEAEPRRIGTSSIDTTCTIWDIEKEVVDTQLIAHDKEVYDIAWGGVGVFASVSADGSVRVFDLRDKEHSTIIYESSEPDTPLVRLGWNKQDPRYMATIIMDSSKVVVLDIRFPTLPVVELQRHQAGVNAIAWAPHSSCHICTAGDDSQALIWDLSSMGQPVEGGLDPILAYTAGAEIEQLQWSYSQPDWVAIAFSNKLQILRL, encoded by the exons ATGGGGGCAATCAGCGACCCAAACCAAGACGGCTCCGACGAGCAGCAGCGGCGCTCGGAAATCTACACGTACGAAGCCCCATGGCACATCTACGCCATGAACTGGAGCGTCCGCAAGGACAAGAAATACCGCCTCGCCATCTCCAGCCTCCTCGAGCAGTACCCTAACCGCGTCGAAATCGTCCAGCTCGACGACTCCACCGGCGAGATCCGCCCCGACCTCTCCTTCGACCACCCCTACCCCCCGACCAAGCTCATCTTCGTCCCCGACAAGGACTGCCAGCGCCCCGATCTCCTCGCCTCCTCCTCCGATTTCCTCCGCCTCTGGCAAATCTCCGATTCCGACTCCCCCCGCCGCGTCGAGCTCAAGAGCCTCCTCAACAACAACCGCAACAGCGAATTCTCCGGTCCGTTGACCTCCTTTGACTGGAACGAAGCAGAGCCGCGCCGGATCGGGACCTCCAGCATCGACACCACCTGCACGATTTGGGACATCGAGAAGGAGGTGGTGGATACGCAGCTAATCGCGCACGATAAGGAGGTCTACGACATCGCGTGGGGCGGCGTTGGCGTTTTCGCCTCGGTCTCCGCCGACGGCTCGGTTAGGGTTTTCGATCTCCGCGATAAGGAGCATTCGACTATAATTTATGAGAGCTCCGAGCCGGACACGCCGCTGGTGCGGCTGGGGTGGAATAAGCAGGATCCTAGATACATGGCGACCATCATAATGGACAGCAGCAAGGTCGTGGTGTTGGATATTCGCTTCCCGACGCTGCCGGTGGTGGAGCTGCAGCGGCATCAGGCCGGTGTGAATGCGATTGCATGGGCTCCGCATAGCTCCTGCCACATTTGCACGGCGGGGGATGATTCGCAGGCTCTGATTTGGGACCTCTCGTCGATGGGGCAGCCGGTGGAGGGCGGATTGGACCCGATTCTGGCTTACACTGCCGGGGCGGAGATTGAGCAGCTGCAGTGGTCGTATTCGCAGCCTGATTGGGTGGCGATTGCGTTTTCGAACAAGCTACAGATTTTGAGG TTATAA
- the LOC125196109 gene encoding WD repeat-containing protein LWD1-like isoform X2 — MGAISDPNQDGSDEQQRRSEIYTYEAPWHIYAMNWSVRKDKKYRLAISSLLEQYPNRVEIVQLDDSTGEIRPDLSFDHPYPPTKLIFVPDKDCQRPDLLASSSDFLRLWQISDSDSPRRVELKSLLNNNRNSEFSGPLTSFDWNEAEPRRIGTSSIDTTCTIWDIEKEVVDTQLIAHDKEVYDIAWGGVGVFASVSADGSVRVFDLRDKEHSTIIYESSEPDTPLVRLGWNKQDPRYMATIIMDSSKVVVLDIRFPTLPVVELQRHQAGVNAIAWAPHSSCHICTAGDDSQALIWDLSSMGQPVEGGLDPILAYTAGAEIEQLQWSYSQPDWVAIAFSNKLQILRE, encoded by the exons ATGGGGGCAATCAGCGACCCAAACCAAGACGGCTCCGACGAGCAGCAGCGGCGCTCGGAAATCTACACGTACGAAGCCCCATGGCACATCTACGCCATGAACTGGAGCGTCCGCAAGGACAAGAAATACCGCCTCGCCATCTCCAGCCTCCTCGAGCAGTACCCTAACCGCGTCGAAATCGTCCAGCTCGACGACTCCACCGGCGAGATCCGCCCCGACCTCTCCTTCGACCACCCCTACCCCCCGACCAAGCTCATCTTCGTCCCCGACAAGGACTGCCAGCGCCCCGATCTCCTCGCCTCCTCCTCCGATTTCCTCCGCCTCTGGCAAATCTCCGATTCCGACTCCCCCCGCCGCGTCGAGCTCAAGAGCCTCCTCAACAACAACCGCAACAGCGAATTCTCCGGTCCGTTGACCTCCTTTGACTGGAACGAAGCAGAGCCGCGCCGGATCGGGACCTCCAGCATCGACACCACCTGCACGATTTGGGACATCGAGAAGGAGGTGGTGGATACGCAGCTAATCGCGCACGATAAGGAGGTCTACGACATCGCGTGGGGCGGCGTTGGCGTTTTCGCCTCGGTCTCCGCCGACGGCTCGGTTAGGGTTTTCGATCTCCGCGATAAGGAGCATTCGACTATAATTTATGAGAGCTCCGAGCCGGACACGCCGCTGGTGCGGCTGGGGTGGAATAAGCAGGATCCTAGATACATGGCGACCATCATAATGGACAGCAGCAAGGTCGTGGTGTTGGATATTCGCTTCCCGACGCTGCCGGTGGTGGAGCTGCAGCGGCATCAGGCCGGTGTGAATGCGATTGCATGGGCTCCGCATAGCTCCTGCCACATTTGCACGGCGGGGGATGATTCGCAGGCTCTGATTTGGGACCTCTCGTCGATGGGGCAGCCGGTGGAGGGCGGATTGGACCCGATTCTGGCTTACACTGCCGGGGCGGAGATTGAGCAGCTGCAGTGGTCGTATTCGCAGCCTGATTGGGTGGCGATTGCGTTTTCGAACAAGCTACAGATTTTGAGG GAGTAA